The Phycisphaerales bacterium DNA segment CTCGCCCCCGCCCTCGCCCGCGCCCGTGTCGATCGAGGCGAAGACGCCGGTGGGCATGGCGAAGACCTGGGCTTTGACGCCGAGGGCCTGCGCGCACTGCGAGATGGCGTTCTCGAGGCGGTTGGCGGTGGCGCCGTAGGTGGAGAGCGCGCCCGCCATGGTGACGAGGAACTCGCCCCGTTCGTCCTTGTGCCTGGCCGCGGAACGTTCGATGGCCTCGATCACGGGGGACCGTAGGAGGAGGGAAGGCAGGTACGCGGAGTTCCGCGGAAGGGCGGAGTTGCGCGGAGGGGGAGTTTGGGTGTGCGGCTTGAGTGGGGTTGAACTGTGCGGTTGATGTGGTCGGGTGTGGTTGAGGTGACCGCGCGTGCTGATCGAGCAAGGGTGTGCTGAGAGTGGGCGGGCAGCGTTGGTGGTTGGGTGCGATGGGCTCGTTTGCCGGGTTGTGTGGATCGATCTGTGCTCGGACCCATTGGGGGAGGACGGGGAGTGCACGGAGTTGATTGAGGCAGGCGCGGGCGGCGCCGCGGCGGAGGGCTGCGTCCGCCGCTTGAGGCCGCACAGGTTCCGTACAGATGGCCTGCATGGGCGGGAGAATACCAAACGCATTCCGAATCGCAAGTGTTCTCTGGATGGAACAGGAGCACCGGTCGGGAGACCGGTGCCACCAGGAGCTGTAAAGACGTGTTTCTGCACGTTTCTTTTGTCGTTTCCGAAACATTGACTGAGCCGGTGCGAACCTCTAGTCTGGAGCCCCTGTGACGACCTTTGCAACACCAACTCCCTCGCACCCCTCGGCCCCGAACACGTTCGAGGCGGACACGGTGCAGGCACTCGCGATGGTGCGCGCGACCTTCTCGCAGCTCGTCGAGGCCAAGTGCCCGGGCAACCCGTCGGTGTCGGATATCGCGGACACGTTCGGGATCCACCGCAAGCTCGCGTGGCAGGTTGGCAAGGTCGCGTACTCAGCGGACCCGTTCCACGCGGCCAAGCACATGCCCAGCGCGAAGAGCACCGAGGTCTGGCTGAAGGCAGCGGCCAGGGCGGGCTGCGAGACGCCGGTCGTTGAGAGCGCGACGGCGGCGGCGACGCGGTTCCACTCGCTCGCGGCGACGCACTCGCGGACGGAGCAGGAGTTCGAGATGCTGCTCGAATCCTGCACGCGCGCCGACGACGCCGCCCACATGAAGTGGCGGCAGCAGTCGTTCCACGGGAACAGCTTCGTCTGGGGCGCGCACTGCAAGGTGCTGCTCTCGCTGTCGGTGCTGCACCCCTCGGCCGACAAGCCCCACTTCTTCCACATCGCGCAGCTGCGCGGGCTCATGGGGTTCCGGCAGACGCGCCAGAACGTCAAGTGGCTGGTGAGCGCGTCGGTCGTTGCAGACGACGCCGCGAAGGCGAACACGGGCTTGCAGCGGATGCCGCTGGACCCCGCGGCCGCGGGGGAGCACGGGGGCGTGCCGGTGATCCCCCGCTTCTGCTCCAACCCCATGCCCAAGTTCTCGCGGCGCGTGGTCGGCGGGATGACGTACGACGAGTTCGTTTCCGGTCCGATCGGGCAGACCGGCGAGCGGACGCTGGTGACGGGCGAGGTGATCCGCAACCTGGGGGCGGCGCACGCAACGGAGCACGACAAGGTCGCCCACTTCGGCGCGAGCGTGCGGATCCCTGCCGAGGTGTTCCACTACGACATGTTCGTGCACCGCTCGCTGTTCGGGCCGGTGCAGCGCGAGCTGGTGATGTTCAGCGACCTCAACTCGAACATCGCGTTTGCGCCCTCGGACACGCTGCCGATCCCCGAGCGCGTGCAGGACCTTGGGCGCGGGATCGGTCTGGCGCAGACGCCCGACCTGCCCGGGTACCAGGAACTGGCCGCGAGCGTGTTCCAGCTGCTGGGCGAGAACCCCGACGAATACGAGCTGTACCGCGCCCGCGTGGCGTACCCGCCGATGCCTACGAGCGTGATGTTCCGGCACCCCTTGCCGGAGCGTGCGCCCGAGTGATTCCCGCTGGAGAGATCAGAGAACCGTACTCAGGAGAATGATGATGAAGAAGACCGTCCTTGCCCCCCTCGCACTGCTCGCCCTCGTGTCCGGCGCGCCGGCACTTGGCCAGACCGTGTCCACCTTCGAAGGTCTCGCCGAGAACTTCTACGGCGGCACGTTCACCCACGACGGCATCGTGTTCCGCGACTGCAACAACGTCGGGGGCGTGTTCCCCACGGGCGAGACCTTCGTGCCCGAAGACATCGGCTTCGACTTCATCATCGAGAACAGCACGTACTTCTACAACGACTTCCTTACGTGGGGCAGCCCGGTCAACACCCTGACTTTCGGGACCGCTTACGTGGTGGGCGACAACCTCTCGCTGGGCGCGTTCGCCAAGTGCTGGATGGACCTGCCGCAGGCCGCGAACACGCTGACGTTCGACATGGCCTACTACGAGAACGGCCCGTGGGGCGGCATCCAGTTCATCATGGAGGCCTACGACAACGACGTGCTGGTGGACACGGACGTGATCACGCTCGCCGACGGCGGCGGACGCGACAACATCATGACCAACACGATGACGGTGTCGGCGCCGTCGTTCAACAAGGTGTACCTGCGGGCGAGCTACAACGGCCAGTTCTCGGCGCCGCGCCTGATGATCGACGACCTGACCGTCACCTACAACCAGGGCGGCCCCACCTGCGGCCCGCAGGACTTCAACGGCGATGGTGACAGCGGCACCGACCAGGACATCGAGGCGTTCTTCGCGTGCCTGGGCGGCACCTGCTGTGATACGTGCTGGAGCGCCGGCGCCGACTTCAACGGCGACGGCGACATCGGCACCGACCAGGACATCGAGGCGTTCTTCCGCGTGCTGGGCGGCGGGACGTGCTGAGTTGACGTAAGAACTTGAGCTTTCTCGAGAGAGGGCGCCGGCGGGCGCCCTCTTTTCGTTGCGTGCTCGATCTTTCTTGGGATTTTCCACGGCGCGCGTTCGCGTGTTCACCCGCCCCGCTGCGGCGGCGATCACGCGTTCTTGGCACCGGGGGTGTCGAGGACGCCACCCCCGGCGAGGTCCGTGCGCGGCCTCCGCCGCGACAGGCGCGATGCGCGTTGGGAACTCGATGCTTACGCGATCGGCTCTTTTGAGAAGCTCAGCCAGGCGTCGGACCCGAAGAACTCGATCGCTTGCGCGATCGGCTCCTTAGAAGCTCAGCCGATGCGTCGGACGAGGATGTCGAAGGGGACCAGGCAGAGGGCGCCCATCAGCAGCCAGGGCCAGAGGCGGAGCTGCTCGGTGCTCTTCTTCTCGGGGAGCTTGAGGGCGACCTGGCCGACGCGGGCGACGTCGCCGAGGGAGCGGGCGGTGATCTGGTCGAGGGTTTCGGTCGAGACGCCGAGGGTGCGGAACTCGGGTGAGAACGACTGAACGTAGCCGAAGGGGACGGTGGCGCTCTCGCCGTCGGGGTTGGCGGCGACGTCGGGGAGGCGCCAGGCGAACTGGTGGGAGCGGCCGTACTCGCCGCGGGGGACGACGGCGCTGAAGAGGCCGGGGGCCTCGCGCTTCACCTCCACGGCCTTGGCGCCCGCCTGGGGGTCGTAGGACATGAGCTCGAGCACGCGGTCGGTGACGAAGTTGCCGGCGGGGTCGCGGAGGTCGGCGGTGAGGCGGATGGCGTCGTCGCGTTCCTCGTGCGCGACCTCGACTTCAATGTCCTTCATCACGTCTCGCCCGGCGACGCTGCGGACGATCTGGGCCCACAGCTTGGCGAACTCGGGCCAGCGGATCCAGTCTTCGGCCCAGCGGGGCTTGGTGTCGGAGGTGAACGCGGCCGAGCGCCCCAGGCCGTAGCGCCACTTGGCGAGGATGGGGTCTCCCGCGTCGGAGATGAGGATGGTCTTGGCGGCCTCGCGGGCGGAGGTGGCGACGTAGCCGCCGAGCGGGGGCAGCTCGTCGACGTCGATCTCCTCGAGGGATTCGTCGTCGGTCATCTGCGAGACGACGACAAGGCGCTCGACGAGCATGCTGTTGCTCGCCCGCAACGCCTCGCGGGTGAAGATCTGCGGGATGGAGTAGAAGTCGTTGGTGAAGTAGGCACGCCCTCCGCCCGCGCCGGCGATCTGCTCGAGCAGCTTCTGGTCGGCGCCCTCGCCGATGCCGACGGTGGAGATGGTGATGCCGTCGCTGGCCATGAGCTGGGCGATGTCGGGGTAGCCGAAGCCCTGGGTCTGGCCGTCGGAGAGGATGATGACGTGCTTCTTGCGGGCGGAGGACTGCTGCAGCATCGTGTGCGCGTCCTCCATGCCGGGGTAGAGGAACGTGCCGCCGCCGGCCTCGAGGGAGGAGATGCGGTCGTTGATGGTGGCTCGGTCGCCGGCGCTGGTGAGCTCGAGCAGGATCTCCGCTTCACTGTCGAAGCCGACCACCCCGATCTGGTCGCGGGGGTTGATGGCCTCGGCGGTGGCGACGGCGGCACGCTTCGCGAGCTGGATCTTGACCCCCTCCATCGAGCCGGACTTATCGATTACGAGCACAATGGCGAGCGAGGGGCGGTTGAGGTCCTTCTGGATAGGCATGCGGACGGGCAGCACTTCTTCGATGGGCGTGTTGAAGTACCCGCCCAGGCCGAAGGACTGGTCGCCGCCGAGCATGACGAAGCCGCCGCCGAAGTCCTGCACGTAGGTGCGGACCATCTGCATCTGGCGCTGGGTCAGGCGGTCGGCGGGGACGTTGCTGAGGATAAAGGCGTCGAAGCCCAGGAGGTCGTCGAGGGTGGAGGGCACGCCGGAGGCGGGGCGGGTCTCGACCTGCACGCCCTCGAGTCCCAGGGCGCTGCTGAGGTAGCTCTGCTGGGCCTCATCGCTGTCGACGTAGAGGACGCGCATCTCGCCGGGGACCACGGCTACCGCGCGGACGCGGTTGTTCTCCACGCGCGTGTCCTGCTCGGCACGCACGGCGACGTCGATGGTGTGGAAGCCCTTCTCGCGGAAGTAGAGGCCGGGGAGGGCGATGGTGTTCTCGCCGGGCTTGAGCTGGCGCGACTCCTCGGCGATCGCGAAGCCGTCGCGGTAGACGACGAGCCTGGCGGGGGTGGCGACGGTGCTGGCGACGCGCAGCTCGGCGGTGAAGCCCTGGTTGATGCGGAGGCCCGAGGGGAGCGTGAGCTCGGCCGCGGCGACCTCGGCGGGCATGGGCTTGTCGAGGGCGACAGTGTGGAGCTGGCAACCCGCATCGAGGGCGGCGCGGTAGGTCTCCTGCCAATCCCCACGGTTGAAGTTGGCGTCGGTGAAAAGGTAGACGGCGCGGCCTTCGCCGACCTCGCCGGAGTTCATGGCGAGGCGGAGGGCGGCGCGGGCGTCGGTCTGCTCCCCCACTACTTCCTTGCGGAAGGACTCGATGGCGGCCACGCGCTGCTGGAGGGCGGCGCGGTCCTGCTCGGGGGCGTTGTCGGTGACGAGCTTGGCGAGCTGCGTGTTGAGCGCGGTCAGCTGGGACTCGTGCGCGACGAGGTCCTTGTGGGCGTCGGTCCAGCCGCTCCAGTCCTTCTGGCGGTCGACGAGGATGCGCGGGCGCTCGCCAAAGAGCACGACGCTGGCGCGGTGGCCCTTGCCGGAGGCTTCCTTGGCGAGGCGGTCGATATCGGCGAGCGCGGCCTCGAGGTTGTCCTTGCTCACGCTGCGGGAGACGTCGAGCAGGTAGAGCAGGTGCTGGGTGCCGGTAGTGCGCTCGAAGATGGGGCGGGCGAGGGCGGCGATGAGGAGGGCGGCGATGCAGACGCGGAGGAGCACGCTGGCGGTGCGGTAGCCGGCGTCGAGCTGGGCGTAGCTCTTGCGCCAGAACCACAGCACCCACAGCAGCAGCAGCGGCAACGCGAACCAGACCCAGCCGGCCTCCATCCGCATCGTTACTCCGTCCACCGCAGGTGGTAGCTGAGCCATTCGAAGGCCACGCCGAACGCGGCGACGCAGGCGAGCAGGGTCCAGGGCATGGCGCCGAGCAGGCCGCGGGAGAGGCCGAGCTTCTGGGCGGGGTCCTCGGCGGCGGCGGCGACAGCGATGCGGGATTCGTGCTCGTCGCCGATGTTGATGGCGGCGAAGGAGGCCTCGTCGCCGACCTGCACGCGCAGGGCGCCGGGGGTGAAGGTGCCGTCGTAGGTGAAGGTGCCGTCCTTGACGGGGAGGTCGAGGTCCACCTGCTTGCCGGCGGAAAGGGCCTTGGCCGCGAGCTTGGTGGTGTTGGCGGGCAGGGTGCGCACGGGGCGGACGGTCTCGCCCACGGCGTAGCCGCTGCGGAGCCACGAGGGGGCCTCCTCGTGCATGAAGGAGACGGTATTGCGGAGCAGCAGCGGGAAGGCGTTGCGGAAGGGCAGGTCGCTGGCGACGACGTCGAAGGCGAGGCAGAGCACCTGGCGGGAGGGCTGATCGACGAGGAAGAGGAGCGGGTCGCCGTCCGCGGAGTTGGCGAGCACGCGCGCAGGCTGCTTGAGCGTGGCCTTCTCGCCCTTGGCGACACGCGCGCCCTGGAGGGTGACGTGCTGCATCAGCGGGTGCGGGCGCGGTACGACATGCAGCGAGGGCTCGGCGATCTCGCCGCCCAGCGTGCCGAGCTCGGCGGGGCAGCCGTTGACCACGACGAAGCGGCCGATGGCGGGGAGCTTGTCGGGGGTCCAGCCGTTGAAGATGACGAGGTCGGGCTTGCGGATGGTGGTGTCGATGCTGGCGGTGTTGTTGGTGCCGGGCTGTGCTTCCGCGGGCTTGCTGGCGGCGTGGGCGGCGTCCCACGCCGCGGCGAACTGCGCGGGCGGGAGCGTGAGGCTCTCCTCGGCCCACACCAGCTCGTTCATGGAGCCGAGGGCCTGCTCGAAGAAGAAGGCGCTGTCGCGCGGCGTGACCAGCCAGACGACGGCGGGGCGGATGGGCTCGAGGATGGCGTAAGCCTCGTTGTCGGCAGCGAGGGCGTCGGCGCGGTCGATGGAGGCCCGCAGCACGCCGCCGGTGGGGGCTTCGATGGCGACAACCTTTTCCCACGTTGCGCCGGGCTCGATGCTGGCGAGCTCGACGGACTGGCTGCGGCCGTCGACCTCGAGCGTGACCGAGGTGTCCACCTTGACGTCCGACGCGTTCACCAGCGTGATCAGGGCCTGGTAGTTGCCGTTCTGGCGGTGCGGGCGCACGGCGAGCTGGCCGATGCCGATGTTGTCGGTGCTCGTGCCGATGGGCCAGTAGATGAGGCCCGGGTTCGAGGTGGCAAGCTGCTGTACGGAGCCGGCGGCGCCGTCGCTGATGACGACGATGCAGGGGTCGTTCTTGCCGGCGGTGAGCTGCCCGGCGAGCTCCACGCCCGCGGCGACGTCGCCCTTGCCGCCGAAGGGCGTGACCTTGCCCGCGGCGGTGCGGACGGCCTTGGCGTCGAAGGTCCAGGCCTGGAGGACGCGGGGCTCGCGGCCGGCCTCGATGAGCAGCCACTCGTCGGCGACGGGGCGGCCGCGGCTGATCTCCTCGACGGCCTTCCTGGCGAGGGCGAGGCGAGTCTCGCCTTCGCTCGCGCCGTCGTCCTTCTCAATGGCCTGCATACTGGCGGAGTTGTCGATGACGACCGCGATGGCGCGGGGCTTGATCTTCCCGAGCGAGAGGATGGGGTTGCCCAGGGCGAGGATGAGGCAGGTGACGATCACGAGCCACAGCAGCATGGACAGCAGCCGCTTGAGACGGTTCCAGAGGGTGTGGACTTTGGTCTGGCCAGCGAGGGAAAGCCAGAAGTCCAGCGCGGGCACGGTGGCGCTGCGGCGCTTGATCTTGAGCAGGTAGAGCGCGACGACGCCGCCCGCGACCACGAGGAACCACAGCGCCCACGGGGCGAGGAGCGTCATGCCAGCAGCCTCCCGTGCTGGAGGACGCGCCGGACGAACTCGTCGAAGGCGACGTCGGTGTGGGCCTGGTCAAAGCCGATCGAGTACTTCATCGAGTAGGCACGGAGGTCGGTGGAGAGCCCCTCGTACGCGGCCTTGTACTTCTTGAGCAGCCCATCGGTGATGGTGAGGTTCTGCTGCTGGCCGGTCTCGGCGTCGACGAGCTTGAGCTCGCCCCGCAGCGGCGGGTCGCGCTCCCAGGGGGAGACGACCTGCACGACGTGCATCTGGTGCTTCATGAAGCGGAGGCGGTCGAGGCCGGCGCGGGCGCGCTGGAGGCCGTAGAAGTCGGAGATGACCACCACGATGCCGGGGCGGCGGACGCGGGACATGAACATCTGCGCGGTCTTCTCGAAGTCGGTCGCGGGCGCGGTGGTCAGGCCCTCGAGGTAGTCCATGACGCGGAGCACGGGGCCCTTGCCGCGGAGGCGGGGCATGCCCTGCGCAAGCCCCTCGTCAAAGGGCAGCACGCTGGCGGAGTCCATGTTGGACATGCCGATGTACGCGAGGGCCGCGGCGATGCGGCGGGCGTGGTCGAACTTGTTGGGCTCGCCGAAGTTCATGGAGGTGGAGCGGTCGAGCAGCACCCAGAGGTCCAGTTCTTCCTCCTGGCGGAAGAGCTTGATGAAGAGCTCGCCCAGGCGGGCGTAGGCCATCCAGTCAACGGTGCGCGGGTCGTCGCCGGGAGAGTACTCGCGGAAGTCCTTGAACTCGATGCTCGCGCCCTTCTTGATCGAGGGGCGCATCGCGGCGCGCCGGCCGCGGACGAGCTGGCGGGCGATCAGGTTCAGCGTCTCGAGTTTCTTGAGGAAGTCGGCATCGAACAGCGACGAGCCGTTGCGCCCGCGCCGTCCTGCGCCTGGTTCCTTGAT contains these protein-coding regions:
- a CDS encoding BatA and WFA domain-containing protein; amino-acid sequence: MTLLAPWALWFLVVAGGVVALYLLKIKRRSATVPALDFWLSLAGQTKVHTLWNRLKRLLSMLLWLVIVTCLILALGNPILSLGKIKPRAIAVVIDNSASMQAIEKDDGASEGETRLALARKAVEEISRGRPVADEWLLIEAGREPRVLQAWTFDAKAVRTAAGKVTPFGGKGDVAAGVELAGQLTAGKNDPCIVVISDGAAGSVQQLATSNPGLIYWPIGTSTDNIGIGQLAVRPHRQNGNYQALITLVNASDVKVDTSVTLEVDGRSQSVELASIEPGATWEKVVAIEAPTGGVLRASIDRADALAADNEAYAILEPIRPAVVWLVTPRDSAFFFEQALGSMNELVWAEESLTLPPAQFAAAWDAAHAASKPAEAQPGTNNTASIDTTIRKPDLVIFNGWTPDKLPAIGRFVVVNGCPAELGTLGGEIAEPSLHVVPRPHPLMQHVTLQGARVAKGEKATLKQPARVLANSADGDPLLFLVDQPSRQVLCLAFDVVASDLPFRNAFPLLLRNTVSFMHEEAPSWLRSGYAVGETVRPVRTLPANTTKLAAKALSAGKQVDLDLPVKDGTFTYDGTFTPGALRVQVGDEASFAAINIGDEHESRIAVAAAAEDPAQKLGLSRGLLGAMPWTLLACVAAFGVAFEWLSYHLRWTE
- a CDS encoding VWA domain-containing protein — encoded protein: MRMEAGWVWFALPLLLLWVLWFWRKSYAQLDAGYRTASVLLRVCIAALLIAALARPIFERTTGTQHLLYLLDVSRSVSKDNLEAALADIDRLAKEASGKGHRASVVLFGERPRILVDRQKDWSGWTDAHKDLVAHESQLTALNTQLAKLVTDNAPEQDRAALQQRVAAIESFRKEVVGEQTDARAALRLAMNSGEVGEGRAVYLFTDANFNRGDWQETYRAALDAGCQLHTVALDKPMPAEVAAAELTLPSGLRINQGFTAELRVASTVATPARLVVYRDGFAIAEESRQLKPGENTIALPGLYFREKGFHTIDVAVRAEQDTRVENNRVRAVAVVPGEMRVLYVDSDEAQQSYLSSALGLEGVQVETRPASGVPSTLDDLLGFDAFILSNVPADRLTQRQMQMVRTYVQDFGGGFVMLGGDQSFGLGGYFNTPIEEVLPVRMPIQKDLNRPSLAIVLVIDKSGSMEGVKIQLAKRAAVATAEAINPRDQIGVVGFDSEAEILLELTSAGDRATINDRISSLEAGGGTFLYPGMEDAHTMLQQSSARKKHVIILSDGQTQGFGYPDIAQLMASDGITISTVGIGEGADQKLLEQIAGAGGGRAYFTNDFYSIPQIFTREALRASNSMLVERLVVVSQMTDDESLEEIDVDELPPLGGYVATSAREAAKTILISDAGDPILAKWRYGLGRSAAFTSDTKPRWAEDWIRWPEFAKLWAQIVRSVAGRDVMKDIEVEVAHEERDDAIRLTADLRDPAGNFVTDRVLELMSYDPQAGAKAVEVKREAPGLFSAVVPRGEYGRSHQFAWRLPDVAANPDGESATVPFGYVQSFSPEFRTLGVSTETLDQITARSLGDVARVGQVALKLPEKKSTEQLRLWPWLLMGALCLVPFDILVRRIG
- a CDS encoding DUF58 domain-containing protein gives rise to the protein MPSDTAIKEPGAGRRGRNGSSLFDADFLKKLETLNLIARQLVRGRRAAMRPSIKKGASIEFKDFREYSPGDDPRTVDWMAYARLGELFIKLFRQEEELDLWVLLDRSTSMNFGEPNKFDHARRIAAALAYIGMSNMDSASVLPFDEGLAQGMPRLRGKGPVLRVMDYLEGLTTAPATDFEKTAQMFMSRVRRPGIVVVISDFYGLQRARAGLDRLRFMKHQMHVVQVVSPWERDPPLRGELKLVDAETGQQQNLTITDGLLKKYKAAYEGLSTDLRAYSMKYSIGFDQAHTDVAFDEFVRRVLQHGRLLA